A window of the Procambarus clarkii isolate CNS0578487 chromosome 19, FALCON_Pclarkii_2.0, whole genome shotgun sequence genome harbors these coding sequences:
- the LOC123757522 gene encoding peptidyl-glycine alpha-amidating monooxygenase A isoform X4: protein MPSTARTTVTRLGLVLAALLMLPRVLPHTLTRRGEPSQATYKRNFTMPGVSPKVHDSYLCTAVALDENVEEWVVKFDPLASANRAHHMLLFGCSDVDKNNMKNRYWDCGHHGVCMGGRIMYAWAKNAPATVLPEGVGFRIGGKTGIRYLTLQIHYGSPLPDGVADHSGLEMELTHQQQKYKAGIYLLAAGGVDIPPYTEKTHADLNCAIGNTGEPSDIYLFAYRVHAHVLGTVISGYLFDSEKKDYTEIAKGNPHWPQAFYPMTRIRQVKPSDILHARCTWNSTARNRHTYIGSTAEDEMCNLYLMYYTDRDKGSETGGCMFETFPVITHNLPPDSDVPLPPNPLLEEHAKGENRDKEKSFTYSSIHDPIILDKKAFSRKDPQPGIDYTNYDDIDYGFHHRLRQPNRGLGSQVVGGGYRDNRYPQKPSTFSYYEDGSLPQSPQVSQGRQMNHDTQKPVLSEAPRKEKQLKTSVYHLIENWGQKEVKYGQVVAVAIDSHGDVLVFHRGERSWDGSTFVGDKLRDTKNAIAQATLLHLNKNNGQILHEWGEKYFFMPHGLTVDKDDNIWVTDVGLHQVLKFPAGYGQGQPILTLGTRFEPGNDDTHFCKPTGVAVMKNGEFFVSDGYCNSRVIKYSADGKILFQFGKASNNLGGFMIGTPAPGTFSIPHALALAEDQGEVCVADRENGRVQCFTVSQGKFRRVFQYDDWGGRLFSVAYTPAFGGKLFAVNGPQMLGISLKLSAFEVDYTSAKLKSSFSPNNQGFSNPHDIAVSDDGYDVYIVEIGPNKLWKFELDETASPSTTQKPSLLDRVSNFFSFTLS from the exons ATGCCGAGCACAGCAAGAACAACAGTAACGCGCCTGGGGTTAGTGTTGGCTGCCTTGCTAATGCTTCCCCGGGTACTGCCTCACACACTGACGAGGCGAGGAGAGCCCTCCCAGGCCACCTACAAGAGAAATTTTACAATGCCTGGAGTTAGCCCAAAagtg CATGATTCTTACTTGTGTACAGCAGTAGCGCTGGATGAGAACGTTGAGGAATGGGTTGTCAAGTTCGACCCTTTGGCTTCAGCTAACAGAGCACACCACATGTTGTTATTTGGTTGTTCTGACGTGGATAAAAATAATATGAAGAATAGATATTG GGACTGTGGTCATCATGGTGTATGTATGGGTGGAAGAATAATGTATGCCTGGGCTAAGAATGCTCCAGCCACAGTTCTTCCAGAAGGTGTGGGATTCCGCATTGGTGGTAAAACAGGAATACGGTATCTCACACTCCAGATCCATTATGGAAGCCCTCTGCCAGACGGAGTAGCTGACCATTCCGGCCTAGAGATGGAACTTACACATCAACA ACAAAAGTACAAAGCTGGGATATACCtactagcagcaggtggtgtagacaTCCCTCCATACACTGaaa AAACGCATGCTGATTTGAATTGCGCAATTGGAAACACAGGCGAGCCTTCAGACATATATTTATTCGCTTACCGTGTTCATGCGCATGTCCTGGGCACAGTCATATCTGGATATTTGTTTGATTCAGAG AAAAAAGACTATACTGAGATAGCCAAAGGTAACCCTCATTGGCCACAGGCATTCTACCCCATGACTCGGATACGTCAGGTTAAACCCAGTGATATTCTCCATGCGCGTTGCACCTGGAATTCTACTGCTCGAAACAGGCATACTTATATAG GCAGCACTGCTGAGGACGAGATGTGTAATCTTTACTTGATGTATTACACTGACCGAGACAAGGGATCCGAGACGGGCGGTTGTATGTTTGAAACCTTTCCTGTAATTACTCACAACCTGCCTCCGGATAGTGATGTGCCTTTACCTCCAAATCCCCTGCTGGAGGAGCATGCAAAGGGAGAGAATAGAGACAAA GAAAAATCATTCACATATAGCAGTATTCACGATCCTATTATTTTGGACAAGAAGGCATTTTCTCGGAAAGATCCTCAACCAG GTATTGATTACACAAATTATGATGACATTGACTACGGCTTCCATCATCGTCTGAGACAGCCAAACAGAGGCTTGGGTTCACAGGTTGTTGGTGGAGGGTACCGAG ATAACAGATACCCGCAGAAGCCTTCTACCTTTAGTTACTATGAAGATGGTAGCTTGCCTCAGTCTCCACAAGTGTCTCAAGGTCGTCAGATGAACCACGACAcccagaagccagtgttgagtgaAGCGCCAAGGAAGGAAAAGCAGTTGAAAACTTCAG TATATCATTTAATTGAAAATTGGGGTCAGAAGGAGGTCAAATATGGACAAGTAGTTGCAGTTGCCATCGACTCCCATGGTGATGTGCTTGTTTTCCATCGAGGCGAGCGATCATGGGACGGCTCAACCTTCGTTGGTGATAAACTACGGGACACAAAGAATGCCATTGCTCAAGCAACACTATTACATCTGAACAAGAACAATGGTCAGATATTGCATGAGTGGGGAGAAAAATA TTTCTTTATGCCACATGGTCTGACTGTGGACAAGGATGATAACATCTGGGTAACAGATGTTGGTCTTCATCAAGTTCTCAAGTTCCCTGCAGGATATGGCCAAGGACAACCAATCCTAACACTTGGCACAAG ATTTGAGCCAGGAAATGATGATACTCACTTCTGTAAGCCAACAGGAGTAGCTGTCATGAAAAATGGAGAATTCTTTGTTTCTGATGGCTATTGCAATTCTAGAGTCATCAAGTATTCTGCCGATGGCAAAATTCTCTTCCAGTTTGGAAAAGCTAGCAATAATCTTGGAG GCTTCATGATTGGCACACCTGCTCCAGGAACATTCAGTATTCCTCATGCACTTGCACTTGCCGAAGACCAAGGAGAGGTGTGTGTGGCTGACCGAGAAAATGGAAGAGTACAGTGCTTTACTGTTTCACAGGGAAAATTCAGGAGAGTATTTCAGTATGATGACTGGGGAGGTCGTCTATTTTCAGTCGCTTATACCCCTGCATTTG GTGGAAAACTGTTTGCTGTCAATGGTCCACAAATGCTAGGCATTTCTTTGAAGCTATCGGCGTTTGAAGTAGATTATACCTCGGCTAAACTTAAAAGTTCATTTAGCCCTAACAATCAG GGTTTCAGTAATCCACATGATATTGCTGTGTCTGATGATGGATATGATGTTTATATTGTGGAAATTGGCCCAAACAAGCTGTGGAAGTTTGAATTAG ACGAGACTGCTTCGCCTTCCACCACACAAAAGCCAAGTCTGCTTGACCGTGTCTCCAACTTTTTCTCATTTACTCTTTCATAA
- the LOC123757522 gene encoding peptidyl-glycine alpha-amidating monooxygenase A isoform X5: MPSTARTTVTRLGLVLAALLMLPRVLPHTLTRRGEPSQATYKRNFTMPGVSPKVHDSYLCTAVALDENVEEWVVKFDPLASANRAHHMLLFGCSDVDKNNMKNRYWDCGHHGVCMGGRIMYAWAKNAPATVLPEGVGFRIGGKTGIRYLTLQIHYGSPLPDGVADHSGLEMELTHQQQKYKAGIYLLAAGGVDIPPYTEKTHADLNCAIGNTGEPSDIYLFAYRVHAHVLGTVISGYLFDSEKKDYTEIAKGNPHWPQAFYPMTRIRQVKPSDILHARCTWNSTARNRHTYIGSTAEDEMCNLYLMYYTDRDKGSETGGCMFETFPVITHNLPPDSDVPLPPNPLLEEHAKGENRDKEKSFTYSSIHDPIILDKKAFSRKDPQPDNRYPQKPSTFSYYEDGSLPQSPQVSQGRQMNHDTQKPVLSEAPRKEKQLKTSVYHLIENWGQKEVKYGQVVAVAIDSHGDVLVFHRGERSWDGSTFVGDKLRDTKNAIAQATLLHLNKNNGQILHEWGEKYFFMPHGLTVDKDDNIWVTDVGLHQVLKFPAGYGQGQPILTLGTRFEPGNDDTHFCKPTGVAVMKNGEFFVSDGYCNSRVIKYSADGKILFQFGKASNNLGGFMIGTPAPGTFSIPHALALAEDQGEVCVADRENGRVQCFTVSQGKFRRVFQYDDWGGRLFSVAYTPAFGGKLFAVNGPQMLGISLKLSAFEVDYTSAKLKSSFSPNNQGFSNPHDIAVSDDGYDVYIVEIGPNKLWKFELDETASPSTTQKPSLLDRVSNFFSFTLS, from the exons ATGCCGAGCACAGCAAGAACAACAGTAACGCGCCTGGGGTTAGTGTTGGCTGCCTTGCTAATGCTTCCCCGGGTACTGCCTCACACACTGACGAGGCGAGGAGAGCCCTCCCAGGCCACCTACAAGAGAAATTTTACAATGCCTGGAGTTAGCCCAAAagtg CATGATTCTTACTTGTGTACAGCAGTAGCGCTGGATGAGAACGTTGAGGAATGGGTTGTCAAGTTCGACCCTTTGGCTTCAGCTAACAGAGCACACCACATGTTGTTATTTGGTTGTTCTGACGTGGATAAAAATAATATGAAGAATAGATATTG GGACTGTGGTCATCATGGTGTATGTATGGGTGGAAGAATAATGTATGCCTGGGCTAAGAATGCTCCAGCCACAGTTCTTCCAGAAGGTGTGGGATTCCGCATTGGTGGTAAAACAGGAATACGGTATCTCACACTCCAGATCCATTATGGAAGCCCTCTGCCAGACGGAGTAGCTGACCATTCCGGCCTAGAGATGGAACTTACACATCAACA ACAAAAGTACAAAGCTGGGATATACCtactagcagcaggtggtgtagacaTCCCTCCATACACTGaaa AAACGCATGCTGATTTGAATTGCGCAATTGGAAACACAGGCGAGCCTTCAGACATATATTTATTCGCTTACCGTGTTCATGCGCATGTCCTGGGCACAGTCATATCTGGATATTTGTTTGATTCAGAG AAAAAAGACTATACTGAGATAGCCAAAGGTAACCCTCATTGGCCACAGGCATTCTACCCCATGACTCGGATACGTCAGGTTAAACCCAGTGATATTCTCCATGCGCGTTGCACCTGGAATTCTACTGCTCGAAACAGGCATACTTATATAG GCAGCACTGCTGAGGACGAGATGTGTAATCTTTACTTGATGTATTACACTGACCGAGACAAGGGATCCGAGACGGGCGGTTGTATGTTTGAAACCTTTCCTGTAATTACTCACAACCTGCCTCCGGATAGTGATGTGCCTTTACCTCCAAATCCCCTGCTGGAGGAGCATGCAAAGGGAGAGAATAGAGACAAA GAAAAATCATTCACATATAGCAGTATTCACGATCCTATTATTTTGGACAAGAAGGCATTTTCTCGGAAAGATCCTCAACCAG ATAACAGATACCCGCAGAAGCCTTCTACCTTTAGTTACTATGAAGATGGTAGCTTGCCTCAGTCTCCACAAGTGTCTCAAGGTCGTCAGATGAACCACGACAcccagaagccagtgttgagtgaAGCGCCAAGGAAGGAAAAGCAGTTGAAAACTTCAG TATATCATTTAATTGAAAATTGGGGTCAGAAGGAGGTCAAATATGGACAAGTAGTTGCAGTTGCCATCGACTCCCATGGTGATGTGCTTGTTTTCCATCGAGGCGAGCGATCATGGGACGGCTCAACCTTCGTTGGTGATAAACTACGGGACACAAAGAATGCCATTGCTCAAGCAACACTATTACATCTGAACAAGAACAATGGTCAGATATTGCATGAGTGGGGAGAAAAATA TTTCTTTATGCCACATGGTCTGACTGTGGACAAGGATGATAACATCTGGGTAACAGATGTTGGTCTTCATCAAGTTCTCAAGTTCCCTGCAGGATATGGCCAAGGACAACCAATCCTAACACTTGGCACAAG ATTTGAGCCAGGAAATGATGATACTCACTTCTGTAAGCCAACAGGAGTAGCTGTCATGAAAAATGGAGAATTCTTTGTTTCTGATGGCTATTGCAATTCTAGAGTCATCAAGTATTCTGCCGATGGCAAAATTCTCTTCCAGTTTGGAAAAGCTAGCAATAATCTTGGAG GCTTCATGATTGGCACACCTGCTCCAGGAACATTCAGTATTCCTCATGCACTTGCACTTGCCGAAGACCAAGGAGAGGTGTGTGTGGCTGACCGAGAAAATGGAAGAGTACAGTGCTTTACTGTTTCACAGGGAAAATTCAGGAGAGTATTTCAGTATGATGACTGGGGAGGTCGTCTATTTTCAGTCGCTTATACCCCTGCATTTG GTGGAAAACTGTTTGCTGTCAATGGTCCACAAATGCTAGGCATTTCTTTGAAGCTATCGGCGTTTGAAGTAGATTATACCTCGGCTAAACTTAAAAGTTCATTTAGCCCTAACAATCAG GGTTTCAGTAATCCACATGATATTGCTGTGTCTGATGATGGATATGATGTTTATATTGTGGAAATTGGCCCAAACAAGCTGTGGAAGTTTGAATTAG ACGAGACTGCTTCGCCTTCCACCACACAAAAGCCAAGTCTGCTTGACCGTGTCTCCAACTTTTTCTCATTTACTCTTTCATAA